One window from the genome of Pseudanabaena yagii GIHE-NHR1 encodes:
- a CDS encoding DUF928 domain-containing protein, giving the protein MILTRIATKNSNIKAITLSAICLGTVCLTSVASSLSFVPEAFAQYGLGLPKSSGVGGATRSPENPTIILLVPKDGAKTLSARPTFFLSINPPEVKPEQSTTATSTKKISERKNTPITFTFLLRDGNESSSKPIFTTEVKADKFGLYKFTLPENAPALAKKKEQRWQIRYNNGASNTYAVIRLESDDNVTKAIASAKSDLEKARIYAKNFYWYDAIEAYDSWLSKKPKDDKAILERSQLFKAGLEKHLAFITVKTDARGNTIKDQQGVAIEEFRQTEYDQFLNKLDKSIATSIALEPKKFN; this is encoded by the coding sequence ATGATTTTGACTAGGATTGCAACTAAAAACTCAAACATAAAGGCGATAACTTTAAGCGCAATCTGTCTCGGTACAGTCTGTCTAACTTCTGTCGCTAGTTCCCTAAGCTTCGTTCCTGAAGCCTTTGCTCAATATGGTCTAGGTCTACCGAAATCATCAGGTGTTGGTGGGGCTACTCGGAGTCCAGAGAACCCTACAATTATTCTGCTGGTTCCAAAAGATGGGGCAAAAACTCTATCTGCTCGCCCTACATTCTTCTTGTCTATCAATCCTCCAGAGGTTAAGCCTGAGCAATCCACAACAGCCACTTCAACTAAAAAAATTAGTGAGCGTAAAAATACACCCATAACTTTTACATTTCTATTGCGTGATGGTAATGAATCATCATCAAAACCTATTTTTACAACCGAAGTTAAAGCCGACAAGTTTGGGCTATACAAGTTTACCTTGCCAGAAAATGCACCTGCCCTAGCTAAGAAAAAAGAACAGCGTTGGCAGATCCGTTATAACAATGGGGCATCTAACACCTATGCGGTTATTCGTCTTGAGTCTGATGATAATGTGACAAAAGCGATCGCTTCTGCCAAGAGTGATTTAGAAAAAGCAAGAATCTATGCCAAAAATTTCTATTGGTATGATGCGATCGAGGCATATGACAGTTGGCTATCCAAAAAGCCTAAGGATGATAAAGCTATCCTTGAGCGCAGCCAGCTCTTTAAAGCAGGGCTGGAAAAACACTTAGCATTTATAACTGTGAAGACAGATGCGAGAGGTAACACCATCAAGGATCAGCAAGGTGTTGCCATTGAAGAATTCAGACAAACCGAATATGACCAATTCCTCAATAAATTAGATAAAAGTATTGCTACATCAATAGCATTGGAACCTAAAAAATTTAATTAA
- a CDS encoding YggT family protein, with protein MPSLIIVDTVGKFLQIYSILLIIRILLTWFPNVDWYKQPFATLSQVTDPYLNLFRSIIPPLGGMDFSPILAFLALNLMQNALGLIARNAMGF; from the coding sequence ATGCCATCTCTTATTATTGTTGATACAGTCGGTAAGTTTCTGCAAATCTATTCGATTCTCCTCATTATTCGCATTTTACTGACTTGGTTCCCTAACGTTGATTGGTACAAGCAGCCTTTTGCTACCCTCAGTCAAGTAACTGACCCTTATTTGAACTTATTTCGTTCCATCATTCCTCCTCTCGGTGGCATGGACTTCTCGCCAATACTTGCCTTTTTAGCGCTCAACCTCATGCAAAATGCTCTTGGTCTGATTGCCAGAAACGCGATGGGCTTTTAA
- the fabI gene encoding enoyl-ACP reductase FabI, with protein MLDLSGKTALVTGIANNRSIAWGIAQKLHQAGAKLGITYLPDDRDRNKGKVAELTDPLTPDFLLPCNVQDDAQVDTLFASVAEKWEKIDILVHCLAFANKEDLSGNFTDISRAGFQLAMDVSAYSLIHLCRAAKPLMKDGGSVITLTYIGGAKVVPNYNVMGAAKAALEMNVRYLASDLGPNNIRVNAISAGPIRTLASAAIGDFHKMLHHYEETAPLRRLVTPEDVGNVATFLGSDLSSAVTGQIIYVDSGYEVMGA; from the coding sequence TTGTTAGATTTGAGCGGGAAAACTGCTCTTGTGACTGGGATTGCCAACAATCGCTCGATCGCTTGGGGTATCGCCCAAAAGTTACATCAGGCTGGCGCAAAGCTAGGTATAACTTACTTACCAGATGATCGCGATCGCAACAAAGGTAAAGTTGCTGAGTTGACCGATCCTTTGACACCAGATTTTTTATTGCCTTGCAATGTTCAGGATGATGCACAGGTTGATACGCTCTTTGCTTCAGTAGCAGAGAAATGGGAAAAGATCGATATTTTGGTGCATTGTCTCGCCTTTGCGAACAAAGAAGACTTGTCTGGCAATTTTACAGATATTTCCCGCGCAGGTTTTCAACTAGCTATGGATGTGAGTGCTTACTCATTGATCCACCTATGTCGTGCAGCAAAGCCCCTCATGAAAGATGGTGGTAGTGTTATCACACTGACCTATATCGGTGGGGCTAAAGTTGTACCTAATTACAATGTTATGGGGGCAGCAAAGGCAGCCTTAGAAATGAATGTCCGTTATTTGGCTTCTGATTTAGGTCCTAATAACATCCGTGTTAATGCAATTTCCGCTGGGCCAATTCGGACTCTTGCTTCGGCTGCGATCGGTGACTTCCACAAAATGTTGCACCATTACGAAGAAACTGCACCTTTGCGCCGTTTAGTGACTCCTGAAGATGTTGGTAATGTAGCAACTTTCTTAGGTAGCGATCTGTCTAGTGCCGTAACTGGGCAAATTATTTATGTAGATTCTGGCTATGAAGTCATGGGCGCTTAG
- a CDS encoding Crp/Fnr family transcriptional regulator: protein MQTDIFKELFPLFDAASVETLEWLLAEAVERDYPAGRAVLMEDAWGNAVYFILSGWVKVRFVRSQDAATLAVLAQGDFFGEMAILDESPRSTDVVAFTPVRVLTVPAQKFIQFLFKDPQLHHRMLQLMVRRLRKTNQRTQLRQQVPAVRIASVLTGLGESYGNKTEAGVEIFNLPVSDIADLSEVNPEDTNKVLEKLKDKGWIAVDSKRQVMTIANERQMAQLATFR from the coding sequence ATGCAAACGGATATCTTCAAAGAGCTATTTCCACTATTTGATGCCGCTAGTGTCGAGACTTTGGAATGGCTCCTCGCAGAAGCAGTAGAACGAGATTATCCTGCGGGACGAGCCGTGCTGATGGAGGATGCTTGGGGCAATGCTGTCTATTTCATCCTCTCTGGTTGGGTAAAAGTTAGATTTGTTCGCAGTCAGGATGCTGCAACTCTGGCTGTGCTGGCTCAGGGCGATTTCTTTGGGGAAATGGCAATCCTTGACGAGTCTCCGCGTTCTACTGATGTGGTTGCTTTTACACCAGTGCGTGTGCTTACGGTTCCTGCTCAAAAGTTTATTCAGTTTTTGTTTAAAGATCCGCAACTCCACCATCGCATGTTGCAACTAATGGTGAGACGGTTACGCAAAACTAACCAGAGGACACAGTTACGTCAGCAAGTGCCTGCGGTAAGAATTGCCTCAGTTTTGACGGGCTTAGGAGAATCCTACGGCAATAAAACTGAGGCGGGGGTGGAAATCTTTAATTTACCTGTTTCAGATATTGCGGATCTCTCAGAAGTTAATCCTGAGGATACTAATAAAGTTTTAGAAAAGCTCAAAGATAAGGGGTGGATTGCTGTTGATTCTAAACGGCAAGTAATGACGATCGCCAATGAAAGGCAAATGGCACAGCTAGCAACATTTCGTTAA
- a CDS encoding zinc-dependent alcohol dehydrogenase family protein has translation MKAILMTAAGAPNVLQLADVNEPTIQSPTEILVRLRAAGINPIDTKLRSRGTFQPDRLPSILGCDGAGIVEAIGADVTKFKVGDAVYFCNGGLGSHQGNYAELTTIDEKFAAHKPQSLSFEEAAAAPLVLLTAWEALYDRGRLDASASAHVLIHAGAGGVGHVAIQLAKLRGAKVATTIGSEAKARFVRGVGADLAIAYKQTDFVEAAIAWTNGEGVSLAFDTVGGKLIEQTFPAVQVYGDIITILEPPADISWKVARTRNLRFSFELMLTPMLLGRVDLQVHQSNILTECAQLFDSGKLKIHVSEVFQLADATKAHQLLETGSITGKLVLTI, from the coding sequence ATGAAAGCCATTTTGATGACCGCAGCAGGTGCGCCCAACGTGTTGCAACTTGCTGATGTAAATGAACCCACAATTCAATCGCCTACTGAAATTCTGGTGCGCCTCAGAGCCGCAGGTATTAACCCCATTGATACCAAACTGCGTAGTCGTGGCACATTTCAGCCCGATCGCTTGCCATCAATTCTTGGCTGTGATGGTGCAGGGATTGTCGAAGCGATCGGTGCAGATGTTACCAAATTTAAAGTTGGTGACGCGGTTTACTTCTGTAACGGTGGTTTAGGATCACATCAGGGTAATTATGCAGAATTAACTACTATTGATGAAAAATTCGCCGCCCATAAACCTCAATCCCTCAGCTTTGAAGAAGCTGCGGCTGCCCCACTAGTTTTACTCACCGCATGGGAAGCTTTATACGATCGCGGTAGGCTCGACGCATCAGCAAGTGCCCATGTCCTGATCCATGCAGGAGCAGGTGGCGTGGGGCATGTTGCGATCCAACTAGCTAAGCTTAGAGGTGCTAAGGTCGCGACCACGATTGGCTCTGAAGCTAAAGCAAGATTTGTGAGGGGGGTAGGGGCAGATTTAGCGATCGCCTATAAGCAAACTGATTTTGTTGAAGCGGCGATCGCATGGACAAATGGCGAAGGTGTCAGCCTTGCCTTTGATACTGTCGGTGGTAAATTAATCGAGCAAACCTTTCCTGCGGTGCAGGTATATGGCGATATCATTACCATTCTGGAACCACCCGCCGATATAAGCTGGAAAGTTGCCCGTACTCGCAATCTTCGCTTTAGTTTCGAGCTAATGTTGACACCCATGTTGCTTGGACGAGTTGATCTGCAAGTTCATCAATCGAACATTCTCACTGAATGTGCCCAATTATTTGACTCAGGCAAACTCAAAATCCATGTTAGTGAAGTATTTCAGCTTGCCGATGCTACCAAAGCTCACCAATTATTAGAAACAGGCTCCATAACAGGAAAACTTGTACTCACAATCTAA
- a CDS encoding single-stranded DNA-binding protein, whose product MNSIVLMAEVLTDPELRRTPDNQSSIASFLVQFTGGRAEEAPYRIKVVGWNNLADEIMEKYHKGDQVVVEGRLRLDTVDRGTYKEKRTELVAQRVHSFGSGSTASIAATPTAVPARSPRANPSTAPSAAVPTSSYVPVASPVTDAPDYDDIPF is encoded by the coding sequence ATGAATTCTATTGTCTTGATGGCAGAAGTGCTAACTGATCCAGAACTGCGCCGTACTCCTGATAACCAAAGTTCGATCGCCTCATTTCTTGTCCAGTTTACAGGCGGACGTGCCGAAGAAGCCCCTTATCGTATCAAAGTTGTGGGCTGGAATAATTTGGCGGACGAGATTATGGAGAAATATCATAAAGGCGATCAAGTTGTCGTAGAAGGTCGCCTCCGCCTTGATACAGTCGATCGCGGTACTTACAAAGAAAAACGCACTGAATTGGTTGCCCAACGAGTTCATAGCTTTGGATCTGGCAGCACGGCAAGTATAGCCGCTACACCAACTGCTGTACCTGCGCGTAGTCCTAGAGCAAATCCATCTACAGCGCCTAGTGCTGCTGTGCCGACATCAAGCTATGTGCCTGTAGCATCTCCCGTAACCGATGCGCCTGACTATGACGATATTCCATTTTAA
- a CDS encoding alpha/beta hydrolase, which yields MGFVLGKLGLGLRRIVTIGSLSMGIAIACTNILAKPAHSAEQIRFWYPPAGEFTIYINDLEQFAKQGKLSKRLEFYLGRLSSEQQNQLRETLATRYNISHVTAAQFAYSPIGEILMRRLGRILQITPQENGFSALRAALILSAQSDEGLTILNVLQRYPVPIIYLDLPRGLQAYAEVSQLLYKKEQAIAAIEKQAIAESSLNPTENKSLDITKPDLRVMGNVQWTKEKFTYLQRDRNVRISADLYLPKDLTKPAPLIVISHGLASNPDTFQYLSQHLASYGFAVAALEHPKTGSRDFAAFLSGLSKAPQAEEAIQRPLDVKYLLDELEQKVKTEPIWRDRLNLEQVGLIGHSLGGYTVLALGGAQLNFNQINQECSTPEPNISSFNVAKILQCRFSSLDTNNTNLSDRRIKAVLALNPLGGSTLLGKEGMQNIKIPVAIFASGEDIFTPAVPEQFFPFVWLTNPHKYLVTFPKGTHFSFLERSDRGVLIVPESVVGEKSEFTHPYTKALSLAFFQTYLNQRPEFTSYLTNNYIQAIASPRFPASLTTNFSESQLLQSLDLKP from the coding sequence ATGGGATTTGTCTTAGGTAAATTGGGGTTAGGCTTGCGTCGTATTGTCACCATCGGTTCCTTAAGTATGGGCATCGCGATCGCCTGTACTAATATTTTAGCGAAACCAGCCCATAGTGCTGAACAAATCCGCTTTTGGTATCCCCCTGCTGGCGAATTTACCATTTACATCAACGATTTAGAGCAATTTGCTAAGCAAGGAAAATTGAGTAAGCGCTTAGAGTTCTATCTCGGACGCTTATCCTCGGAACAACAAAATCAACTGCGCGAAACCCTAGCAACTCGTTACAACATCAGTCATGTCACGGCGGCTCAGTTTGCCTATTCGCCTATTGGTGAGATCTTGATGCGGCGACTGGGGAGGATTTTGCAGATCACTCCCCAAGAGAATGGATTTTCAGCGCTCCGAGCAGCTCTGATTCTCTCAGCTCAAAGTGATGAAGGGCTAACTATTCTCAATGTCCTACAAAGATATCCCGTACCGATTATTTATCTAGATCTGCCGCGAGGTTTGCAAGCTTATGCGGAAGTTTCACAATTGCTTTACAAAAAGGAACAGGCGATCGCTGCCATCGAAAAACAAGCGATCGCTGAATCAAGCCTTAATCCTACTGAAAATAAGTCTCTAGATATTACTAAACCCGATCTGCGCGTGATGGGCAATGTGCAATGGACAAAGGAAAAATTTACCTATTTACAACGCGATCGCAATGTCAGGATTTCAGCAGATCTATATTTACCCAAGGACTTAACCAAACCTGCACCATTAATTGTGATCTCCCACGGACTCGCCTCTAATCCTGATACTTTTCAATATCTATCCCAACATCTCGCTTCCTACGGATTTGCCGTCGCAGCACTAGAACACCCGAAAACAGGTAGTCGTGACTTTGCGGCTTTTCTCTCTGGATTGAGTAAGGCTCCACAGGCTGAAGAAGCAATTCAACGACCTCTTGATGTGAAATATTTATTAGATGAACTAGAACAGAAGGTTAAAACTGAGCCAATCTGGCGAGATCGCTTGAATCTTGAACAGGTTGGGTTAATTGGACATTCCCTTGGCGGTTATACAGTTTTAGCCTTAGGAGGTGCTCAACTAAACTTCAATCAAATTAATCAAGAATGCAGTACCCCTGAACCAAATATCTCTTCATTTAATGTTGCCAAAATTTTGCAATGCCGCTTTAGCTCCTTAGACACCAATAATACTAATCTCAGCGATCGCCGTATCAAAGCAGTTTTAGCCCTAAACCCTCTTGGTGGAAGCACTTTATTAGGTAAAGAGGGAATGCAAAATATCAAGATTCCCGTTGCCATTTTTGCTAGTGGTGAGGATATATTTACCCCTGCGGTTCCTGAACAGTTTTTCCCCTTTGTATGGCTCACGAATCCCCATAAATATTTAGTAACTTTCCCTAAGGGAACGCATTTTTCATTTTTAGAAAGAAGCGATCGCGGGGTGCTGATTGTCCCAGAAAGTGTAGTAGGTGAGAAGTCAGAATTTACTCATCCCTATACCAAAGCCTTAAGTCTTGCCTTTTTTCAAACCTATCTCAATCAACGTCCCGAATTTACTAGTTATTTAACTAATAACTATATCCAAGCGATCGCCTCGCCAAGATTTCCTGCTTCGTTAACTACCAATTTTTCAGAATCACAACTCTTGCAATCCCTAGATTTAAAACCCTAG
- a CDS encoding phasin-related domain-containing protein — protein MNPFGGIVQKAFYLGLGLATVAGEKAGETLNELRTQASKLADELVERGEMTTEEARKFVDDLVKNSQKPISESSPNPTGKDEPRTISIDDEEDGSSNQTVNDVDQLKSKVQALQDELKRLQK, from the coding sequence ATGAATCCATTTGGTGGCATCGTCCAAAAAGCATTTTATCTAGGTCTAGGCTTGGCGACGGTCGCAGGTGAAAAAGCAGGCGAGACTCTCAATGAACTCCGCACTCAAGCTAGTAAACTGGCTGATGAATTAGTGGAAAGAGGTGAAATGACCACTGAGGAAGCTAGAAAATTTGTAGATGACCTTGTCAAAAACTCTCAAAAACCAATCAGTGAAAGCTCTCCAAATCCTACAGGCAAAGACGAACCCCGCACTATTTCCATTGATGATGAAGAGGATGGTAGCTCTAATCAAACAGTGAATGATGTAGATCAGCTAAAAAGCAAAGTTCAAGCTCTACAGGATGAACTCAAGCGTTTGCAGAAATAA
- the menE gene encoding o-succinylbenzoate--CoA ligase encodes MQFPNWLSQRAIQKKEAIALIFKSPNHPIAHWTYAQLETEVNRWVEHLQCLGIKSGDRVGLLLTNQPQYIILVHGLVKCEAVAVFLNIRLTVDELRWQLEDSQTKYLICDEFTQLIAHDLGSNIENLIVENCPHPLAPSPDGRGGAGRFSRSERRLGVDGLLNLEDIQGIFYTSGTTGKPKAVPLTYSNHFYSAIASTLNLGTYEDDNWLLCMPLFHVGGLAIAWRSVINGTAITLLPKFEEQEVLEAIANEKVTIISLVPTMLTRLLKHPHWQNLQNPRAILLGGAPASKELIEQCLQLNLPIMPTYGMTETASQVTTLLPHEVALKQGSSGLPLFGNRFRIVNLDDPQQEVPIGEVGQILVQGASVMNGYLHQLENNAVKNGWLYTGDLGYCDRDGYLYVVSRRSDLIISGGENIYPTEIESILLEHPAILEVCVVGISDREWGEVVAAVMVTREELSLDDVRSFCEQRSLARYKLPKSIHIWESLPKTASGKLLRQKIREHLDCSVDIPAEGGNTNTV; translated from the coding sequence ATGCAATTTCCCAATTGGCTATCGCAAAGAGCTATTCAAAAAAAAGAAGCGATCGCACTTATCTTCAAGTCTCCTAATCATCCAATAGCACATTGGACATATGCCCAATTGGAAACTGAAGTTAATCGTTGGGTAGAGCATTTACAATGCTTGGGGATAAAATCAGGCGATCGCGTTGGTTTGTTACTAACTAATCAGCCCCAATACATCATTTTGGTTCATGGGTTGGTGAAATGTGAAGCCGTAGCTGTTTTTTTAAATATTCGCCTTACGGTTGATGAATTACGTTGGCAATTAGAAGATAGTCAGACTAAATATCTTATTTGTGATGAATTTACTCAGTTAATAGCTCATGATTTGGGAAGTAATATAGAGAACTTAATAGTTGAGAATTGCCCTCACCCCCTAGCCCCCTCTCCCGATGGGAGAGGGGGGGCAGGAAGATTTTCTCGCTCTGAGCGAAGGTTGGGGGTAGATGGCTTACTTAACTTAGAGGATATACAGGGGATTTTCTATACTTCGGGAACAACTGGAAAACCCAAAGCAGTTCCCTTAACCTATAGTAATCATTTTTATAGTGCGATCGCTTCAACTTTAAATCTAGGCACTTATGAAGATGACAACTGGTTACTATGTATGCCTCTATTTCATGTGGGGGGACTAGCGATCGCATGGCGGAGTGTGATTAATGGAACTGCGATTACACTGTTACCGAAGTTTGAAGAGCAGGAAGTACTAGAAGCGATCGCTAATGAAAAAGTGACGATCATTTCCCTTGTGCCGACCATGCTGACTCGCTTATTAAAGCATCCCCACTGGCAAAATCTTCAAAATCCACGTGCAATTCTCTTGGGTGGCGCACCTGCTAGTAAGGAATTAATTGAGCAATGTCTGCAATTAAATTTACCGATTATGCCCACCTATGGCATGACAGAAACGGCTTCTCAAGTTACGACATTGTTACCTCATGAGGTCGCTCTCAAACAAGGTTCTTCGGGTTTACCTCTATTCGGCAATCGATTTCGCATAGTAAATTTAGATGATCCTCAACAAGAAGTTCCCATTGGTGAAGTTGGGCAAATCCTTGTTCAAGGAGCAAGTGTGATGAATGGCTATCTCCATCAGTTAGAGAATAATGCGGTTAAGAATGGTTGGCTATATACAGGGGATCTTGGTTATTGCGATCGCGATGGCTATCTCTATGTGGTCAGTCGTCGCTCCGACTTGATTATCAGTGGTGGTGAAAATATTTATCCTACGGAAATCGAATCAATTTTGTTAGAACATCCTGCAATTTTAGAAGTTTGTGTGGTGGGCATTAGCGATCGCGAATGGGGCGAGGTCGTGGCAGCAGTAATGGTGACTAGAGAAGAGTTATCACTGGATGATGTCAGAAGCTTTTGTGAACAAAGATCGCTAGCTCGATATAAATTGCCAAAATCTATTCATATTTGGGAATCTTTGCCAAAAACAGCTTCGGGCAAGCTATTACGCCAAAAGATTCGCGAACATTTAGATTGTAGTGTTGATATTCCCGCCGAAGGTGGGAATACCAACACTGTATAA
- a CDS encoding thiol-disulfide oxidoreductase DCC family protein — MTLWKIKLLYDGACPLCVREVNFLKRKDSDRGLIKFVDIAADDYDPKDNAGIDFETAMGRIHAILPNGEIIQNVEVFRQTYDILGIGWIYAITKLPLVGWFADTLYGIWADYRLLLTGRADLKTVVAEREQRLKACEERCAISNRETS; from the coding sequence ATGACATTATGGAAAATTAAGCTGCTCTACGATGGCGCTTGCCCACTCTGTGTGCGCGAAGTCAACTTCTTAAAGCGTAAAGATAGCGATCGCGGTTTGATTAAATTTGTGGATATCGCCGCCGATGACTATGACCCCAAGGACAATGCAGGTATCGACTTCGAGACCGCTATGGGTCGCATCCATGCCATATTACCCAATGGGGAAATTATCCAAAATGTGGAAGTATTTCGCCAAACCTATGACATTCTCGGCATTGGTTGGATTTATGCGATTACCAAGTTGCCATTAGTCGGATGGTTTGCCGATACACTTTATGGAATTTGGGCGGACTATCGACTCTTGCTGACAGGTCGTGCTGATTTGAAAACCGTTGTCGCGGAACGTGAGCAACGCCTCAAAGCTTGTGAAGAACGTTGTGCGATCAGTAATAGGGAAACATCATGA
- a CDS encoding TspO/MBR family protein, with translation MIIAWFAIAVICFVIGFALNKLFPADYKWFMRLRRPRWLTFEGAIPFIWISIFICGITSAAFLWQAQPATVNTWLLMVSYGIVEIAILAYTPVMTRLRNVRVGAIVGAIGFILGVILTAQVWQVSSLAGWLLVPYLLWSPVGTYVTWVMARLNPPEI, from the coding sequence ATGATTATTGCTTGGTTCGCGATCGCGGTCATCTGCTTTGTAATTGGCTTTGCCCTAAACAAACTCTTTCCTGCGGACTACAAATGGTTTATGCGCTTACGTCGTCCTCGATGGTTGACCTTCGAGGGTGCAATTCCTTTTATTTGGATCTCGATTTTTATTTGCGGAATTACCTCTGCGGCTTTCCTCTGGCAAGCACAACCAGCGACCGTTAACACATGGTTGCTTATGGTTAGCTATGGCATTGTCGAGATTGCGATTTTAGCCTATACCCCAGTAATGACCCGTTTACGAAATGTAAGGGTTGGCGCGATCGTGGGGGCGATCGGTTTTATATTGGGAGTGATTTTAACGGCTCAGGTTTGGCAAGTTTCCAGCTTGGCAGGATGGCTCCTTGTGCCATATTTGCTATGGAGTCCTGTGGGTACTTATGTAACATGGGTGATGGCAAGACTTAACCCACCCGAAATTTAG
- the egtD gene encoding L-histidine N(alpha)-methyltransferase, whose protein sequence is MTVKHLKILHQHNADIKQTFEKDGHDVIQGLSGTPKTLPPKYFYDDRGSELFEQICELPEYYPTRTEAWILNKYADEIADITGSCELVELGSGSSTKTHYLLSAYQKVANSLTEAIPDAFSYIPIDVSGGILKTTVLHLQEKYPDLNLEGLIGTYDEALLYLGKNHSRSRMIFFLGSSIGNFNEAESNEFLNKVSHALTQGDYFLLGIDLQKPKDILEAAYNDSQEVTAAFNLNMLAHLNWRFQGNFDLSLFKHQAIYNEIDHQIEMYLHAQVEHQASLDILDLKVQFQSGESILTEISRKFDLEKVQAQLRSQGLETVKIWTDPQQWFGLILCQV, encoded by the coding sequence ATGACAGTTAAGCATTTAAAAATTCTGCATCAACATAATGCAGACATAAAGCAAACCTTTGAGAAGGATGGGCATGATGTTATTCAAGGATTAAGTGGAACTCCGAAAACCCTTCCTCCTAAATACTTCTATGACGATCGCGGCTCGGAACTATTTGAGCAAATTTGCGAACTTCCCGAATATTATCCAACCCGTACCGAAGCATGGATATTAAATAAATATGCTGATGAAATCGCTGATATTACAGGTTCCTGTGAATTAGTGGAATTAGGTAGCGGGAGTTCTACCAAAACCCATTATTTACTAAGTGCCTATCAAAAAGTGGCGAATTCCCTAACAGAAGCCATACCAGATGCCTTTAGTTATATTCCCATTGATGTCAGTGGCGGTATTCTCAAAACGACAGTATTACATTTACAGGAAAAATATCCCGATCTCAACCTTGAGGGATTAATCGGCACATACGACGAAGCTTTGCTTTATCTTGGTAAAAATCACTCGCGATCGCGGATGATTTTCTTTTTAGGTAGTTCCATTGGCAACTTTAACGAAGCAGAATCAAATGAATTCTTAAATAAAGTTTCCCATGCGTTAACGCAAGGTGATTATTTTCTATTAGGGATTGATTTGCAAAAGCCCAAAGATATTCTCGAAGCTGCTTATAACGATAGTCAGGAAGTAACGGCTGCTTTTAATTTGAATATGCTTGCCCATTTGAATTGGCGCTTTCAAGGCAATTTTGATTTAAGTCTATTTAAGCATCAAGCCATTTACAACGAAATAGATCATCAAATTGAAATGTATCTGCACGCGCAAGTAGAACATCAAGCATCATTAGATATTCTCGATCTCAAGGTGCAGTTTCAATCAGGTGAAAGCATTCTCACGGAGATTTCGCGCAAATTTGACTTAGAGAAAGTGCAAGCACAATTGCGATCGCAGGGTTTAGAAACCGTCAAAATCTGGACAGATCCTCAACAATGGTTTGGTCTAATCCTGTGTCAGGTTTAA